The following proteins come from a genomic window of Candidatus Bathyarchaeota archaeon:
- a CDS encoding NFACT family protein codes for MSNIDIAAVALEINRVVQGYWIDNIYQLNPRTILLKLRGGDGESQLLIEAGRRAHLTSYVYEKPLKPPSFCMALRKYLRNCRITQVEQYQIERILEIKVADKDGQEYRLIIELFSHGNLILLNSDNRILHALKYRRMRDRNIIRGEVYQYPPRRGINLRTVRRVDISGLRGFGQIEVVRALARFLDISGTYAEEILARAYIPKNAPCSSLSDRDLDAIFKSIQNILSDIYAENWKPSIILDEEQRYVDVTPMELQKYSGFKRLEFRSFNEALDEYYAKASSESEILRLKEDADREIEHLKRILREQEETVRRAEEEAEGLRVKGDIIFRHLGEVQLLMEWVMQEKRQGKNWQEIADELRGQDARIIFPFMAFEEIDERVPELRINIEGQSISLDLKVSAQNNASRYYEKSKRAARKVEGAKAAIKETLKKIGEVEQRLIEEEKAEMPKRKPRREWYEKFRWFHSSDGCLVLGGKDASTNETLIRKYTGPKDIILHADITGAPFVVIKADGGEPSEKTIREAAQFAASYSSAWKAGLASLDVYWVKPEQVSKAPPSGEYLPKGSFMIYGRRNYIKNVPLEVAIGVKRVDGSFKVIGGPPEAVANQAEIFVRLVPGKEASGRLARMIREELIRSAPSEDREEIGKIPLEEIQRFIPAGRGAISKPAKG; via the coding sequence TTGAGCAATATTGATATTGCAGCCGTCGCATTAGAGATCAACCGAGTTGTGCAAGGCTACTGGATAGATAATATTTACCAATTAAATCCAAGAACCATCCTTTTAAAGCTTCGCGGGGGGGATGGAGAGAGCCAATTATTGATAGAGGCTGGAAGGCGTGCTCACCTAACCTCATATGTTTACGAGAAACCTTTGAAGCCGCCCAGTTTCTGCATGGCCCTGAGGAAATACTTAAGGAACTGCAGGATAACACAAGTGGAACAGTATCAGATTGAACGAATACTTGAGATTAAAGTCGCTGATAAAGATGGGCAAGAATATCGCCTCATTATTGAGCTATTCAGCCATGGCAACCTGATTCTGTTAAACTCCGATAACAGGATACTGCATGCATTGAAGTATAGAAGGATGAGAGACAGAAATATTATCCGCGGAGAAGTCTACCAGTATCCCCCACGTAGGGGGATCAACCTCAGGACGGTGAGGAGGGTAGACATAAGCGGCTTGAGGGGCTTCGGCCAAATTGAAGTCGTAAGGGCTTTGGCAAGATTTTTGGACATAAGCGGCACATATGCAGAGGAGATTCTTGCACGTGCCTACATACCAAAAAATGCACCCTGCTCTTCATTGAGCGATAGGGATCTGGATGCCATATTCAAAAGTATACAAAATATCTTATCTGACATATATGCTGAGAATTGGAAGCCCTCAATCATCCTTGATGAGGAGCAAAGATACGTTGACGTAACCCCTATGGAGTTGCAGAAATACTCCGGATTCAAACGTCTCGAGTTCAGATCATTCAACGAAGCCCTCGACGAGTACTATGCTAAGGCATCTTCTGAAAGTGAAATCCTGCGCCTAAAAGAGGATGCTGACCGTGAGATTGAGCATCTAAAAAGGATACTTCGTGAACAAGAGGAGACAGTCCGAAGGGCTGAGGAAGAGGCTGAAGGCCTCAGAGTAAAGGGTGACATAATATTTAGGCATCTGGGCGAGGTTCAGCTATTGATGGAATGGGTTATGCAGGAGAAGAGGCAGGGTAAGAATTGGCAGGAGATAGCTGATGAATTAAGAGGTCAGGATGCCCGCATCATCTTTCCATTCATGGCTTTTGAGGAGATAGATGAGAGGGTTCCGGAACTACGCATAAATATTGAGGGACAAAGCATAAGCCTCGACCTGAAAGTTTCGGCCCAAAATAATGCTTCTAGATACTATGAAAAATCTAAGAGGGCGGCTAGAAAGGTTGAGGGCGCAAAAGCGGCGATAAAGGAGACTTTAAAGAAGATCGGTGAGGTGGAGCAGCGTCTGATTGAAGAGGAAAAAGCGGAGATGCCGAAGAGAAAGCCGAGGAGAGAATGGTACGAAAAGTTTAGGTGGTTTCACTCATCTGATGGATGCTTAGTCCTCGGCGGGAAAGATGCGTCAACAAACGAGACGTTAATTAGGAAATACACAGGCCCAAAGGACATCATTCTGCATGCGGACATTACGGGGGCACCGTTTGTTGTGATCAAGGCTGATGGGGGAGAACCCTCTGAGAAGACTATAAGGGAGGCTGCCCAGTTTGCAGCATCATATTCAAGTGCGTGGAAAGCGGGCTTAGCGTCACTCGATGTTTACTGGGTGAAGCCTGAGCAGGTGTCTAAGGCCCCGCCTTCAGGCGAGTACTTGCCAAAGGGCTCATTTATGATCTATGGAAGGAGAAACTACATTAAAAATGTGCCTTTAGAGGTCGCTATTGGGGTCAAAAGGGTTGACGGCTCATTCAAGGTTATTGGCGGGCCCCCCGAAGCCGTCGCCAATCAAGCTGAAATCTTTGTTAGACTTGTTCCCGGAAAGGAAGCAAGCGGGAGATTGGCAAGAATGATTAGGGAGGAGCTAATCCGCTCAGCACCCTCTGAGGATCGTGAAGAGATAGGGAAGATACCATTAGAGGAGATCCAGAGATTCATTCCTGCTGGGCGCGGAGCAATAAGCAAACCTGCTAAAGGTTAA
- the radA gene encoding DNA repair and recombination protein RadA, which translates to MGNGDSEGKKVYESIEDLPGVGPSLANRLRELGFRTVESLAMATVRELLQAGISEKKAFDIINAARSSSSLLFIRVDELLEKRQNVLRLTTGSKRLDELLGGGIETQSITEFYGEYGSGKSQIAHQLCVNVQLPTEKGGLNGGALYVDTENTFRTERIAQMARHLGLDAEKVFKNIILAEAYTSDHQMFLLENADEIIKKNNIRLIVVDSLTAHFRSEYIGRESLAERQQKLNQHMHKLLRLARAFNAVAFVTNQVMSSPEVFLEEPIRPIGGHIVAHTSHTRVYLRKAAKGPVRIARLVSSPYLPEGETIFKITENGIEDVEEEQER; encoded by the coding sequence ATGGGTAATGGAGATTCTGAGGGCAAGAAGGTTTACGAAAGCATTGAGGATCTGCCTGGAGTTGGGCCGTCATTAGCTAATAGGCTCAGGGAATTAGGTTTCAGAACGGTTGAATCACTTGCAATGGCGACGGTGAGGGAGCTACTGCAGGCTGGCATAAGTGAGAAGAAGGCGTTTGACATAATTAACGCGGCTAGGTCATCTAGTTCTCTTCTCTTCATCCGTGTTGATGAGCTTCTCGAGAAACGCCAAAATGTTCTACGGCTTACAACTGGGAGCAAGAGGCTTGATGAACTTTTGGGGGGAGGAATCGAAACGCAGTCGATAACCGAATTTTACGGTGAGTACGGGTCTGGTAAAAGCCAGATTGCACATCAATTATGCGTTAACGTGCAGCTTCCAACCGAGAAGGGGGGACTTAACGGAGGAGCGCTTTACGTTGATACCGAGAATACATTCAGGACTGAGAGGATAGCTCAGATGGCTAGGCATCTTGGACTGGACGCAGAAAAGGTTTTCAAAAACATTATTTTGGCTGAGGCCTACACCTCGGATCATCAGATGTTTCTCCTTGAAAATGCTGATGAGATAATTAAGAAGAATAATATTCGCTTAATCGTTGTGGATTCGTTGACGGCGCATTTCAGAAGCGAGTATATTGGCAGAGAAAGTCTTGCTGAGAGGCAGCAAAAACTTAATCAGCACATGCACAAGCTCCTCCGGCTGGCCAGAGCATTTAACGCCGTCGCCTTCGTAACCAACCAGGTTATGTCGAGTCCAGAGGTCTTCCTTGAAGAGCCAATCCGCCCTATTGGCGGTCACATTGTGGCTCATACAAGTCATACAAGAGTTTATCTTCGGAAGGCTGCTAAGGGGCCTGTGAGGATAGCCCGTCTTGTTTCAAGCCCTTACCTCCCTGAGGGCGAGACAATCTTCAAGATAACTGAGAATGGAATTGAAGATGTGGAAGAAGAACAGGAGAGGTGA